The Arvicola amphibius chromosome 4, mArvAmp1.2, whole genome shotgun sequence genome includes the window cagcacccacatggcagctcacaactatctgtaactccagttccaggagatccaacatatacagatacacatatggGGAAAACACCAACTCAAGGATCTTGAATATGTATCACCTTTGATACATATTaagattctgattttttttaaaaaaggttcttTCCTGGGTCCCACACCTACTATGTATGTTGGGGAGGGGTGGAAGGGtaagcaaaaaacaaatgaacaaaaatctcTCTGTCCTTTGGTTTCAGGCTCTCATGTCTAACCTGAAGATAGAGAATTTTTATGGGCCATTTTGTTTCTCAACTTAAAAACAGTAATGTCCAAGTACAGAACACTAGTTTAATTGATCAgttattttaaagagaatataaGCTTGCTTTtgtgcatattctctctcttctctctctctgagacaaggtctcactatatcatcctggctgtcctagaaccttctacatagaccaggctggcatggaactcacaaaagttctcctgcctctgcctttgcagtgctgggattaaaggcaagcaccactatgcctggttctctttctttttttaaatgttcttttctatgtttgtgaatattttgattgcatacatgtatgtgtaccatgtgagtgTCTGGGGCCCATAGAGTGCCAGCCAGAAggaggtgccagatcccctgaaagtagagttacaaatgactgtgagctgcccagctgggtgccaggaaccaaacccaggtaaGAGTAACAGATAACCATtgcgccatctctctagcccttaacatttattttattatttttttattgaagtgAAACAGAACTTTTTTTCTActaacttcattttgttttatttttagaatttctcaaaagggtgtatttatttttattttatgtgtgtgggtgttttgcctggaggtatgtctttgcaccatgtgtgtgcggtgcccatggagatcagaagaggatatcagatagAGCTGGGGCTATAGACAggtgttagccaccatgtggtgctggaaattgaactgtgGTTCTCTGATGAGCCCTCAGTGCTCTCAGCCACCGAGCCATCTGTTCAGCCCTTAACTTCACTTTGCAGGGACATAAAATTAGGCCTGGGAGTAACTAAGCAGGGAACCAATGAGAGCTCCAGGGCTTGTCCTGCTGCAGATTTGTAAGTTGTTTCCTGTGTCTCATGTGGCTCTCCCTGAGTGTTCATGGAGTTGCATTAGAGCCCTCAAGCGTGTCGAGAGGTGCAGGCAGGTACAATACTCCCAGAGTGGCCATGCCTTGGTCGGGATGGTGTTTGAAAACCCACCCACTCAGTCATACTGTAAAACAAATACCAAGTAATCTCTTGACAGTTCAACTCAGACCCCCTTTTAGAGTGAGAGTCCTTATCATGGGTGCATAGCCTGAGATCCTCACAGGAATCTGAGGTTATAGGGATGGCCGGTCAAGCAGACTGACTAATATTCCTTTTTCTTAGTCTCGTCTCATCGCCGAGGACATCTCatctgtattagttatttttctgttgctgtgataaggcaCCATGGCCAATGACAGCTCCAGAAAGAGAGtttagccaggtatggtagcacacacctttgatcccagcactcaaggagcagaggcaggcagatcccagtaagtttgaggttagcctggtctacatagtgagttctaggacagtcagggggggagacactgtcttaaaaaagaaaaaaaggaagccgGGAgaaggtggtgcacgcctttaatcccagcactcgggaggcagaggcaggcggatctctgtgagttcgagaccagcctggtctacaagagctagttccaggacaggctccaaagctacagagaaaccctgtcttgaaaaaccaaaaaaaaaaaaaaaagaaaggaaaggtaaaGGAAGAGTTGTTTATTTGTGGTTCCAGAGAAAGGAGTTCATCCTGCCAGGCAGGCAGAATCTGGAAGCAAGaggcacagcagcagagagaacaaactggTAATGAGGTAAACGCTCAAGCCTGCCTGCCCACAGTGATGTGTTTCtaccagcaagaccacacctctctGTCACCCTTcaaacaccaccaacaactgGGACCAATGTTCAAATGCCTGAGTTAGGGGGGAACATTGACTCAAATAACCATTCTGTCTCTGGATGGAGTGCCACTTACAGGCCTTGTGGGCACACCCGTGTTTCATAGCTGGACAAATGGAAAGGAGAGGAGATTTAGGAGAGACACCAGACAACATCTGAAGTCACTTTTGGGGTTCATTCACAGTTTTGTTAAAGTCATTGATGAAGTCATGCTTCTCAACCAGGGAGttaactgtaatcccagctcttgacaGGAGCAGGCAGGAAGCTCATCCTCATTTACATCacagtttaaggctagcctggaacactTGATGCAGTGCAGGTCCCTCATGGTAGGGAAGTCCTGACAGCAGCGACTTAAAACAACCAGTCACACTGgatctgtagtcaggaagcaaaagatgataaatttatttcttttttcagttagGGTAtcaagtagcccaggttggtcttcgAACTCCCTGCAGTTAGGATGACTTTGGAGTtctggtcctcccacctccacctcccaaatgctgggattacaggtgtgcgtcATCAGCATGCTGACTCGAAACACTGGTTTGAAAATGAATTGGCCTAGCGTTAAGTCCTGTCTTGAGTTTTTCTTATGTGATCTTTGACAAGTTTACTAAAGGTGGTTGGTTCACTTCCCCATCCTAAATTAGGTATGAAAATATCTcccattttgctttggtttgacaTTTTGAGACATAGAGTGATgaggtggtcctggctgtcctagaactcagtgtgCAAACCAGGCCAACCTTgaacttgcttctgcctcctgtactgggattgcaggtttgAGCCACACGACAGGTTTAATAGCTTCCTAAAACTGCAGTGGCACACTGGATGTGATGACATATGCTTGCACTCTTAACCGCCAAAGATTCCCCGAACATGAGTTGGTGGAACGGGCCATCAGGCAAGAGTTTGCTGACAAAGCCTGATGGCCCAAGTTTGATCCCCTAATCCTACGGTGTAAGGAAAGAACCCACTTTCcaaagttaccctctgacctccacgtgtgtgccgAGGCACACGTGCAGCCGTCCACCTCCATACATGCACTCTCACATGTAGTAAAACCAAAAAGCACACaaaccagggagagagagaattaaacGAGCTATGTAAAGCTCTTGGCAAGTGGCTAACTCCTGGTAAACACTCCATAAATGGGGAAGTTACTACATATGAGGTCATGTGACCAAGCACATCTGGTGCTCTGCAGCCTTTGAAGAAGAAACAGATAGAATCTGTCATATCTAAACCACAGACGTGTTTTCTCTGGGCagtctttatctttttttccttctctccctcttccttttttgagTTAGGTCTTGTTGTGTAGTTCTGGGGGCAGGACTGGAAGTCTTAActacactggctttgaactcgcaaTGACCCTCTGCCTGATCTGtcttatttgagacaggtctcactaatGTAGCCTGTGCTGGTTTTTTACTCTAtagccaagctggcctcaaattcacagagatctacctgtctctgcctttcaaatgctgagaataaaggcgtgtgccaccacatctggactataatttttttttaccttattaaCACtagaatcaaaatttccacttcctcccctccacccgcttccctcctgctccccccttcccctccccctccagtcctaagagagggcagggtaccctgccctgtgggaagtccaaggccctcccccctccatacaggcctaggaaggtgtgcatccaaatgactaggatcccaaaaagctagtacatgccatagagacaaatcccagtgccattatcattgtcttctcagtctgccccaattgtcagccacattcagagggttcagtttgatcccattctcattcagtcccattccagctggctttggtgagctcccattagctcaggcacactctctcagtgggtgaatcatcccctcgtggtcctgacttggattttaatttttaaaaccgatttgtttttatatataggTGTGTGGGTGCTTGTGGAAGTCAGGAGACGGTGTCAGAACCTCTGGAGCTGAAGTGTTTCTttatgtagtcttgactgtcctagaattagttctgtagaccaggctggcttcgaactcacagagattggcctgtctctgcctcccaagtgctgggattaaaggcatgtaccaccactgcccagcttcacaacacacacacacacacacacacacacacacacacacacacacacgagaatgtACTAGAACATacaaagacttctttttttttttttttttggtttttcgagacagggtttccctgtagtttctagagcctgtcctggaactagctcttgtagcccaggctggcctcgaactcagagatccgcctgcctctgcctcctgagtgctgggattagaggcgtgcgccaccaccgcccagccatacAAAGACTTCTTAAGTTCTTTTAAAGGCCTAAACCTTAGCACCAAACTCTTAGactcaatacacacacactacacacacacacacacacacacacacacacacacacacgaatatgcCAGAGCACACAAAGTGGTTTTATTGCTGGCCCAGCCTGTACATGAGCCAGAACCAAGACCTTTGGCTGGAGACCCGCAGTTTGAGAGTTTGAGCGTAGGCTCTCTGGTTTCTGTTCCTTGTTCTGTGTGGCACCCTGCCTAGAGCCATAGTAGCATCTGTAAGCCCACAGTTTCAACAGGAAGTCTCAGGAGAATATTTCGTTTTAAAGAACACCAGGTCTCTGTGCCTGGGTCTCTGGATGTGTTGGCCACAACATCCCAGGATGTTGTGAAGGCCAAGTGGCAAGTTACTAACCAAGTGCTTTGGAAAATTAAACTCCTTGTTTTGCGGAGTAGCATGGGAACGCTGAGAGGGTGCATGTCTGGTTCTGAGGCTACCAGAGCTGACAGTTGGCTAAAGGCTAGCATTTCCAAGATAAGCCTCACTAGATCCGCATCTCAGGGCCTGCAAGAGAAATGGGAAACGGGAAAGAGGTCCGGTGCCCTGTTCAGGATGGTCTTCCTCTGCACCTGAGGGCGTCTGGATTGCCCAGGTGGCTCCAGAAACAAGCGAGTCTGGGACGAAGCCCCAAAAGAACAGCAGAAGAGAGAGTGCTTTGCCTTGGCTGGTCcgcaggggtgggggcaggagcaggaggcggGGTCTCTCTGGGCCCTTTGGAGACACGTGCGGTTGTTTCCGTGTCTGGGAGATCACATGACCCGCGTCAGCTGACCCGTCACGGTGGCGCTCAGCTCTGGAGCTCAGCGCTCCCCGCCCCGCTGCGACCTGGAGCACAGGACCCTGCAGAGGGGTAAGAGGATCCTCAGGCCTTCTCTCTTTTGTCGCCGGTTCGCCCAGTCACCTGCACCCCAGCTCTCGCTCCTCGCCCATCCCAACCTTCCAGGCCTGGCACCCCGGAAGCCACTGCGAGGAGGGCCGTGGCCGGGCTCAGCCTCGCGCTGCCCCCAGGGGGCCAGGACCAGATGGCCCAGGGGAGCAGAGGGCGGAAAGTGGTTCTTACAACAGGATCAGAGGGCTGGTCTCCATCCCCAGGACCTGACATGGAGGAGCTGCTCCGGAGCGTGGAGAGAGACCTGAACATCGATGCCCGGCAGCTAGCCCCGGCGCCGGGGGGCACCCACGTGGTGGCCCTAGTGCCCGCGCGTTGGCTGGCTAGTCTCCGCGAACGCCGCCTGGGACCCTGTCCCCGGGCCGAGGGCCTGGGTGAAGCGGAAGTCAGGACTCTACTTCAACGCTCGGTACAGAGGCTGCCCCCGTGCTGGACGCGGGTAGAGGTTCACGGGCTGCGGAAGCGGAGACTGTCCTACCCGCTGGGCGGAGTCCTGCCCTTTGAGGAGGGGTCCTGTAGCCCCGAGACTCTCACTCGTTTCATGCAGGAGGTGGCTGCCCAGAATTACCGGAACCTGTGGCGCCATGCATACCATACTTATGGGCAGCCCTATAGTCATAGCACTGCCCCCTCAGCTGTACCCGCCCTAGACTCTATAAGACAGGCTCTACAGAGGGTCTATGGATGCGTCTTCCTGCCAGTGGGTGAATCCACCCAGTGTCCATCAAATGTCAGAGATGGGCCCTGCACCTCTCGGGGAAGCCCTGCCTGCCCTAGCCTTTTGCGAGCTGAGGCCCTGCTGGAGTCACCCGAGATGCTGTATGTGGTACACCCTTATGTACAGTTCTCCCTGCATGATGTAGTTACCTTCAGCCCTGCCAAGCTGACCAACAGCCAAGCCAAGGTGCTTTTCATTCTCTTCCGTGTCCTCAGGGCCATGGATGCCTGTCACCGCCAAGGGCTGGCCTGTGGGGCTTTGTCTTTGCACCACATTGCTGTGGACGAGAAGCTGTGCGGTGAGCTCCGCTTGGACCTGAGTGCTTATGAGATGCCGTCTGAGGATGAGAGCCAGGAGGTCTCTGTAGAGAAAAACGGGACAGGTGTTAAATCTGaaaaagaggaggcagggagacctGCGTGCCCCACCTGCCAGAAGGAACTCAAGGGCCTTGTGGTAGACTGGGTCCACGGCCGAATCAGCAACTTCCACTACCTCATGCAGCTGAATAGGTTGGCAGGTCGCCGACAGGGGGATCCCAACTATCACCCAGTGCTGCCCTGGGTGGTGGACTTTACCACGCCCTATGGGCGCTTCAGGGACCTTCGTAAGTCCAAGTTCCGACTCAACAAGGGGGATAAGCAATTGGACTTCACCTATGAGATGACGCGACAGGCATTTGTAGCAGGTGGTGCAGGAGCTGGGGAGCCTCCTCATGTTCCCCATCACATCTCCGATGTGCTCTCCGACATCACGTACTACGTATACAAGGCTCGGCGCACACCCCGCTCGGTCCTCTGTGGACATGTCCGAGCACAGTGGGAGCCCCACGAGTATCCTGCCACCATGGAGCGGATGCAGACCTGGACACCTGACGAGTGCATCCCTGAGTTCTACACGGATCCCTCTATCTTCTGCTCCATCCACCCCGACATGCCTGATCTGGATGTGCCGGCCTGGTGCAGTTCTAACGAGGAGTTTGTGGCTGCCCATAGAGCGCTGCTGGAGAGCCGGGAGGTGTCTCAAGACCTGCACCATTGGATTGACCTTACCTTTGGCTACAAACTCCAGGGCAAAGAGGCTGTGAAGGAGAAGAATGTGTGTCTGCACCTGGTGGATGCCCACACCCACTTGACCAGCTATGGCGTAGTACAGCTCTTTGATCAGCCGCATCCCCAGCGCCTGGCTGGGGTCCCTGCCCTGGCTCCTGAGCCTCCACTGATCCCCCGGCTATTGGTCCAGCCCATTCAGGAGGCCACAGGCCAGGAGGACATTCCAGGACAACTTATGAATGGGGTAGGCAGGCTTGTTTTAGAGGCCACTCCATGTGAGACTGGCTGGACTAGAGACAGGCCCGTGACAGGGGAGGATGAGTTAGAGCAGGCTACGGAAGCTCTGGATTCCATCTCCGTCCCTGGGAAAGCAGGTGACCAGCTGGGCTCATCCTCCAGTCAAGTCTCACCTGGCCTGTTGTCTTTTTCAACCACCTCAGGCTCTCGACCAGGCCGCAGAAGCAAAGCTGCTGGGTCGGACCTTGGTGAGGGTGAGGAGGGGAAGATTGTTCTTCCTGAGGGCTTCAGTCCCATCCAGGCCTTAGAAGAGCTGGAGAAGATGGGTAACTTCCTGGTTAAAGGCTTAGGGAGCCAGCTGGAGGTGCCTGAACAGCCTCGGGTCCAGCCACCTGTGCACCTACAGCGCCTCTTCCACCGAGACATGCAGGTGCTGGGTGTCCTGTTGGCCGAGATGGTGTTTGCCACCAGGGTCCGCACACTGCCGCCTGATGCACCTTTGTGGGTACGCTTTGAGGCTGTCCGGGGTCTCTGTACACGCCACTCCAAGGATGTCCCCGTGTCTTTGCAGCCTGTACTGGACACACTTCTTCAGCTGAATGGACCCAAAAATCCCGTGGTGGTGAAGAAGGGCAAACTGGACCCACTGTTTGAGTACAGGCCCGTTTCCCAGGGACTGCCCCCACCCAGTCCAGCCCAGCTCCTCAGCCCCTTCAGTTCTGTGGTCCCCTTTCCTTCGTACTTCCCAGCACTACACAGGTTCATCCTGCTGTATCAGGCGAGGCGTGTGGAGGATGAGGCCCAGGGACGGGAGCTGGTGTTTGCTCTGTGGCAGCAACTGGGTGCAGTGCTGAGTGACATCACTCCCGAGGGCTTGGAGATCCTGCTGCCTTTCGTGCTGTCACTCATGTCTGAGGAGCACACTGCTGTGTACACAGCCTGGTACCTATTTGAACCCGTTGCCAAGGCCCTAGGCCCCAAAAATGCTAATAAGTACCTCCTGAAGCCCCTCATTGGTGCCTATGAGAGCCCCTGCCGGCTGCATGGCCGCTTCTACCTGTACACCGACTGTTTTGTGGCCCAGTTGGTGGTGCGGTTGGGTTTGCAGGCCTTCCTCATTCACCTGCTGCCCCATGTCCTTCAGGTACTGGCTGGGCTGGAAGCCTCCCAGGAGGAGAGCAAAGGCCTGGTTGGAACCACTGAGGATGAGGAAagtgagctcccagggtccaggCCTGGTTCGTGTGCCTTTGGGGAGGAGATTCAGATAGATGGGGAACCTGCTGCCTCCTCAGGACTGGGACTCCCAGACTACAGGTCAGGCGTCAGCTTCCATGACCAGGCCGACCTGCCAGACACGGAGGATTTCCAGTCTGGACTTTATGTGGCCGAATctccacagccccaggaagctgaggccatgAGCCTGGGCCAGCTGAGCGACAAGAGCAGCACCAGCGAGACCTCGCAGGGCGAGGAgcggggtggggaggatgggggtGCCCCTGTGGACAAGAACAGCCTGAAGTCAGGGGACAGCAGCCAGGACTTGA containing:
- the Wdr81 gene encoding WD repeat-containing protein 81 isoform X3 gives rise to the protein MAQGSRGRKVVLTTGSEGWSPSPGPDMEELLRSVERDLNIDARQLAPAPGGTHVVALVPARWLASLRERRLGPCPRAEGLGEAEVRTLLQRSVQRLPPCWTRVEVHGLRKRRLSYPLGGVLPFEEGSCSPETLTRFMQEVAAQNYRNLWRHAYHTYGQPYSHSTAPSAVPALDSIRQALQRVYGCVFLPVGESTQCPSNVRDGPCTSRGSPACPSLLRAEALLESPEMLAMDACHRQGLACGALSLHHIAVDEKLCGELRLDLSAYEMPSEDESQEVSVEKNGTGVKSEKEEAGRPACPTCQKELKGLVVDWVHGRISNFHYLMQLNRLAGRRQGDPNYHPVLPWVVDFTTPYGRFRDLRKSKFRLNKGDKQLDFTYEMTRQAFVAGGAGAGEPPHVPHHISDVLSDITYYVYKARRTPRSVLCGHVRAQWEPHEYPATMERMQTWTPDECIPEFYTDPSIFCSIHPDMPDLDVPAWCSSNEEFVAAHRALLESREVSQDLHHWIDLTFGYKLQGKEAVKEKNVCLHLVDAHTHLTSYGVVQLFDQPHPQRLAGVPALAPEPPLIPRLLVQPIQEATGQEDIPGQLMNGVGRLVLEATPCETGWTRDRPVTGEDELEQATEALDSISVPGKAGDQLGSSSSQVSPGLLSFSTTSGSRPGRRSKAAGSDLGEGEEGKIVLPEGFSPIQALEELEKMGNFLVKGLGSQLEVPEQPRVQPPVHLQRLFHRDMQVLGVLLAEMVFATRVRTLPPDAPLWVRFEAVRGLCTRHSKDVPVSLQPVLDTLLQLNGPKNPVVVKKGKLDPLFEYRPVSQGLPPPSPAQLLSPFSSVVPFPSYFPALHRFILLYQARRVEDEAQGRELVFALWQQLGAVLSDITPEGLEILLPFVLSLMSEEHTAVYTAWYLFEPVAKALGPKNANKYLLKPLIGAYESPCRLHGRFYLYTDCFVAQLVVRLGLQAFLIHLLPHVLQVLAGLEASQEESKGLVGTTEDEESELPGSRPGSCAFGEEIQIDGEPAASSGLGLPDYRSGVSFHDQADLPDTEDFQSGLYVAESPQPQEAEAMSLGQLSDKSSTSETSQGEERGGEDGGAPVDKNSLKSGDSSQDLKQSEGSEEEEEEEGCVILEEEEESDEVTGASELALSDTMLSMETVVAPSDGREREEEEEPLTEQPEGKEQKILLDTACKMVRWLSAKLGPTVASRHVARNLLRLLTSCYVGPTRQQFTVSGDQSPPLSAGNIYQKRPVLGDIVSGPVLSCLLHIAHLYGEPVLTYQYLPYISYLVAPGSNSSPSRLNSRKEAGLLAAVTLTQKIIVYLSDTTLMDILPRISHEVLLPVLSFLTSLVTGFPSGAQARTVLCVKTVSLIALICLRIGQEMVQQHLSEPVATFFQVFSHLHELRQQDLQLDPKGCAEGQLPEATFSDGHRQPVDPSLLEELQKVFTLEMAYTIYVPFSCLLGDIIRKIIPNHELVGELAALYLESISPSARNPASMEPTMPSASPEWDPQSGSCLLDDGHSGTFGSVLVGNRIQIPDSQPESPGPLGPISGVGGGGLSSRSEDNALKRELPRSAHSLSGNWLAYWQYEIGVNQQDAHFHFHQIRLQSFLGHTGAVKCVAPLSSEDFFLSGSKDRTVRLWPLYNYGDGTSETAPRLIYAQHRKSVFYAGQLEAPQYVVSCDGAVHVWDPFTGKTLRTVDPSDSRVPLTAVAVMPAPHTSITMASSDSTLRFVDCRKPGLQHEFRLGGGLNPGLVRALAVSPSGRSVVAGFSSGFMVLLDTRTGLVLRGWPAHEGDILQIKAIEGSMLVSSSSDHSLTVWKELEQKPTHHYKSASDPIHTFDLYGSEVVTGTVANKIGICSLLEPPSQATTKLSSENFRGTLTSLALLPTKRHLLLGSDNGIIRLLA
- the Wdr81 gene encoding WD repeat-containing protein 81 isoform X1, giving the protein MAQGSRGRKVVLTTGSEGWSPSPGPDMEELLRSVERDLNIDARQLAPAPGGTHVVALVPARWLASLRERRLGPCPRAEGLGEAEVRTLLQRSVQRLPPCWTRVEVHGLRKRRLSYPLGGVLPFEEGSCSPETLTRFMQEVAAQNYRNLWRHAYHTYGQPYSHSTAPSAVPALDSIRQALQRVYGCVFLPVGESTQCPSNVRDGPCTSRGSPACPSLLRAEALLESPEMLYVVHPYVQFSLHDVVTFSPAKLTNSQAKVLFILFRVLRAMDACHRQGLACGALSLHHIAVDEKLCGELRLDLSAYEMPSEDESQEVSVEKNGTGVKSEKEEAGRPACPTCQKELKGLVVDWVHGRISNFHYLMQLNRLAGRRQGDPNYHPVLPWVVDFTTPYGRFRDLRKSKFRLNKGDKQLDFTYEMTRQAFVAGGAGAGEPPHVPHHISDVLSDITYYVYKARRTPRSVLCGHVRAQWEPHEYPATMERMQTWTPDECIPEFYTDPSIFCSIHPDMPDLDVPAWCSSNEEFVAAHRALLESREVSQDLHHWIDLTFGYKLQGKEAVKEKNVCLHLVDAHTHLTSYGVVQLFDQPHPQRLAGVPALAPEPPLIPRLLVQPIQEATGQEDIPGQLMNGVGRLVLEATPCETGWTRDRPVTGEDELEQATEALDSISVPGKAGDQLGSSSSQVSPGLLSFSTTSGSRPGRRSKAAGSDLGEGEEGKIVLPEGFSPIQALEELEKMGNFLVKGLGSQLEVPEQPRVQPPVHLQRLFHRDMQVLGVLLAEMVFATRVRTLPPDAPLWVRFEAVRGLCTRHSKDVPVSLQPVLDTLLQLNGPKNPVVVKKGKLDPLFEYRPVSQGLPPPSPAQLLSPFSSVVPFPSYFPALHRFILLYQARRVEDEAQGRELVFALWQQLGAVLSDITPEGLEILLPFVLSLMSEEHTAVYTAWYLFEPVAKALGPKNANKYLLKPLIGAYESPCRLHGRFYLYTDCFVAQLVVRLGLQAFLIHLLPHVLQVLAGLEASQEESKGLVGTTEDEESELPGSRPGSCAFGEEIQIDGEPAASSGLGLPDYRSGVSFHDQADLPDTEDFQSGLYVAESPQPQEAEAMSLGQLSDKSSTSETSQGEERGGEDGGAPVDKNSLKSGDSSQDLKQSEGSEEEEEEEGCVILEEEEESDEVTGASELALSDTMLSMETVVAPSDGREREEEEEPLTEQPEGKEQKILLDTACKMVRWLSAKLGPTVASRHVARNLLRLLTSCYVGPTRQQFTVSGDQSPPLSAGNIYQKRPVLGDIVSGPVLSCLLHIAHLYGEPVLTYQYLPYISYLVAPGSNSSPSRLNSRKEAGLLAAVTLTQKIIVYLSDTTLMDILPRISHEVLLPVLSFLTSLVTGFPSGAQARTVLCVKTVSLIALICLRIGQEMVQQHLSEPVATFFQVFSHLHELRQQDLQLDPKGCAEGQLPEATFSDGHRQPVDPSLLEELQKVFTLEMAYTIYVPFSCLLGDIIRKIIPNHELVGELAALYLESISPSARNPASMEPTMPSASPEWDPQSGSCLLDDGHSGTFGSVLVGNRIQIPDSQPESPGPLGPISGVGGGGLSSRSEDNALKRELPRSAHSLSGNWLAYWQYEIGVNQQDAHFHFHQIRLQSFLGHTGAVKCVAPLSSEDFFLSGSKDRTVRLWPLYNYGDGTSETAPRLIYAQHRKSVFYAGQLEAPQYVVSCDGAVHVWDPFTGKTLRTVDPSDSRVPLTAVAVMPAPHTSITMASSDSTLRFVDCRKPGLQHEFRLGGGLNPGLVRALAVSPSGRSVVAGFSSGFMVLLDTRTGLVLRGWPAHEGDILQIKAIEGSMLVSSSSDHSLTVWKELEQKPTHHYKSASDPIHTFDLYGSEVVTGTVANKIGICSLLEPPSQATTKLSSENFRGTLTSLALLPTKRHLLLGSDNGIIRLLA
- the Wdr81 gene encoding WD repeat-containing protein 81 isoform X4; this encodes MAQGSRGRKVVLTTGSEGWSPSPGPDMEELLRSVERDLNIDARQLAPAPGGTHVVALVPARWLASLRERRLGPCPRAEGLGEAEVRTLLQRSVQRLPPCWTRVEVHGLRKRRLSYPLGGVLPFEEGSCSPETLTRFMQEVAAQNYRNLWRHAYHTYGQPYSHSTAPSAVPALDSIRQALQRVYGCVFLPVGESTQCPSNVRDGPCTSRGSPACPSLLRAEALLESPEMLYVVHPYVQFSLHDVVTFSPAKLTNSQAKVLFILFRVLRAMDACHRQGLACGALSLHHIAVDEKLCGELRLDLSAYEMPSEDESQEVSVEKNGTGVKSEKEEAGRPACPTCQKELKGLVVDWVHGRISNFHYLMQLNRLAGRRQGDPNYHPVLPWVVDFTTPYGRFRDLRKSKFRLNKGDKQLDFTYEMTRQAFVAGGAGAGEPPHVPHHISDVLSDITYYVYKARRTPRSVLCGHVRAQWEPHEYPATMERMQTWTPDECIPEFYTDPSIFCSIHPDMPDLDVPAWCSSNEEFVAAHRALLESREVSQDLHHWIDLTFGYKLQGKEAVKEKNVCLHLVDAHTHLTSYGVVQLFDQPHPQRLAGVPALAPEPPLIPRLLVQPIQEATGQEDIPGQLMNGVGRLVLEATPCETGWTRDRPVTGEDELEQATEALDSISVPGKAGDQLGSSSSQVSPGLLSFSTTSGSRPGRRSKAAGSDLGEGEEGKIVLPEGFSPIQALEELEKMGNFLVKGLGSQLEVPEQPRVQPPVHLQRLFHRDMQVLGVLLAEMVFATRVRTLPPDAPLWVRFEAVRGLCTRHSKDVPVSLQPVLDTLLQLNGPKNPVVVKKGKLDPLFEYRPVSQGLPPPSPAQLLSPFSSVVPFPSYFPALHRFILLYQARRVEDEAQGRELVFALWQQLGAVLSDITPEGLEILLPFVLSLMSEEHTAVYTAWYLFEPVAKALGPKNANKYLLKPLIGAYESPCRLHGRFYLYTDCFVAQLVVRLGLQAFLIHLLPHVLQVLAGLEASQEESKGLVGTTEDEESELPGSRPGSCAFGEEIQIDGEPAASSGLGLPDYRSGVSFHDQADLPDTEDFQSGLYVAESPQPQEAEAMSLGQLSDKSSTSETSQGEERGGEDGGAPVDKNSLKSGDSSQDLKQSEGSEEEEEEEGCVILEEEEESDEVTGASELALSDTMLSMETVVAPSDGREREEEEEPLTEQPEGKEQKILLDTACKMVRWLSAKLGPTVASRHVARNLLRLLTSCYVGPTRQQFTVSGDQSPPLSAGNIYQKRPVLGDIVSGPVLSCLLHIAHLYGEPVLTYQYLPYISYLVAPGSNSSPSRLNSRKEAGLLAAVTLTQKIIVYLSDTTLMDILPRISHEVLLPVLSFLTSLVTGFPSGAQARTVLCVKTVSLIALICLRIGQEMVQQHLSEPVATFFQVFSHLHELRQQDLQLDPKGCAEGQLPEATFSDGHRQPVDPSLLEELQKVFTLEMAYTIYVPFSCLLGDIIRKIIPNHELVGELAALYLESISPSARNPASMEPTMPSASPEWDPQSGSCLLDDGHSGTFGSVLVGNRIQIPDSQPESPGPLGPISGVGGGGLSSRSEDNALKRELPRSAHSLSGNWLAYWQYEIGVNQQDAHFHFHQIRLQSFLGHTGAVKCVAPLSSEDFFLSGSKDRTVRLWPLYNYGDGTSETAPRLIYAQHRKSVFYAGQLEAPQYVVSCDGAVHVWDPFTGKTLRTVDPSDSRVPLTAVAVMPAPHTSITMASSDSTLRFVDCRKPGLQVRSMSSDWVEG